Proteins encoded in a region of the Shumkonia mesophila genome:
- a CDS encoding MmgE/PrpD family protein, whose amino-acid sequence MNQTPIRKFTPEIDPEKGRGLTDEVVGFITGTRSSDLPDDLVELGKKSILDGLGLALSGTAAKSGELVTTYLSSMALTGPASVLGTRLKVPPRFAAFANGTAIHADDYDDTQLAVGKDRVYGLLTHPTAPCLPATLAVAEAGGLSGAELMLAYHVGVEVECKISEAISPRHYQHGFHSTATCGPFAAAAAAAKLKGLDAKATRRALALAGSQSAGLRENFGSMTKPFHAGRAAESGVVAADFAALGWTTADRILEAPRGFFQAHGGGFDADAIQGKLGNPWTFQFPGVSIKPHPSGSLTHPGMTELARLIRAHGVTADKVRAVKVGTNHNMPNALIHHRPTNELQAKFSMEFCIAILLVEGKAGLAEFTDEVVNRPDVQEMIERIDFGVHPEAEAAGYDKMTTIIDISLTDGRTVSGRADFGKGSPANPMSYDEEAEKFGQCAAFAGWPGKKAKEVVETVRDLERLDDVRRLTSLLTLD is encoded by the coding sequence ATGAACCAAACGCCGATCAGGAAGTTCACCCCGGAAATCGATCCCGAGAAGGGCCGCGGCCTGACCGACGAGGTGGTCGGCTTCATCACCGGCACCCGAAGCTCGGACCTGCCGGACGACCTCGTCGAACTGGGCAAAAAATCCATCCTCGACGGGCTGGGGTTGGCCCTATCGGGCACCGCCGCCAAAAGCGGCGAACTGGTCACGACGTATCTCTCCTCGATGGCGCTTACCGGCCCCGCCTCGGTGTTGGGCACCCGCCTCAAGGTTCCCCCCCGCTTCGCCGCCTTCGCCAACGGCACCGCCATCCACGCCGACGACTACGACGACACCCAGCTGGCGGTGGGCAAGGACCGGGTCTACGGCCTTCTCACCCATCCGACGGCACCCTGCCTGCCCGCCACCCTGGCGGTGGCCGAAGCCGGCGGACTGTCGGGGGCCGAGTTGATGCTCGCCTATCACGTCGGCGTCGAGGTCGAGTGCAAGATCAGCGAGGCCATCTCGCCACGCCACTACCAGCACGGCTTCCATTCGACAGCCACCTGCGGCCCCTTCGCAGCAGCGGCAGCAGCAGCCAAGCTGAAGGGCCTCGATGCCAAGGCGACCCGCCGTGCGCTGGCCCTGGCCGGTAGCCAGTCGGCAGGGCTGCGCGAGAACTTCGGCAGCATGACCAAACCGTTCCACGCCGGCCGCGCCGCCGAAAGCGGCGTCGTCGCCGCCGATTTCGCGGCCCTGGGCTGGACCACCGCCGATCGCATCCTGGAGGCGCCGCGCGGTTTCTTCCAGGCGCACGGCGGCGGTTTCGACGCAGACGCCATCCAGGGCAAGCTCGGTAATCCGTGGACGTTCCAGTTCCCGGGCGTGTCGATCAAGCCCCACCCGTCGGGCTCTCTCACCCATCCCGGCATGACCGAATTGGCACGCCTGATTCGGGCCCATGGCGTCACCGCCGACAAGGTGCGCGCGGTCAAGGTCGGCACCAACCACAACATGCCGAACGCGCTGATCCACCACCGACCGACCAACGAGTTGCAGGCCAAGTTCAGCATGGAATTCTGCATCGCCATCCTGCTGGTCGAAGGCAAGGCGGGACTGGCCGAATTTACCGACGAGGTGGTCAACCGGCCCGACGTGCAGGAGATGATCGAGCGCATCGATTTCGGGGTTCATCCCGAGGCCGAGGCGGCCGGCTATGACAAGATGACGACGATCATCGACATCAGCCTGACCGACGGCCGCACGGTGTCGGGCCGCGCCGATTTCGGCAAGGGCAGCCCGGCCAACCCCATGTCCTACGACGAAGAGGCCGAGAAATTCGGCCAGTGCGCGGCCTTCGCCGGATGGCCGGGGAAGAAAGCCAAGGAAGTCGTCGAAACGGTCCGCGACCTCGAACGCCTCGACGATGTCCGCCGCCTGACTTCACTTCTAACTCTAGATTAA